One genomic window of Etheostoma spectabile isolate EspeVRDwgs_2016 chromosome 5, UIUC_Espe_1.0, whole genome shotgun sequence includes the following:
- the rhbdd3 gene encoding rhomboid domain-containing protein 3, whose product MLHRISSAWFWFGSDRPGFCLGTSLLITLMLLMYAVGIQASLSLGPGGDFPRFRDVFLYALSHDELPSLLVSVAFLLLVGPCQERRWGTVAFLTLSILTMTILPLLYTLVLFVGGGEASRICGYSAIQLAMFAAHCRQVAQRRLLRCLPVWFLPWLLLLMGLLLLPGTPALLNFCTIFIGHNYQQPFIGMLQEMEGVRVLDFIPDWLYVRTSARFRLPTYTTSQRSRSLSQMPEDQAPAPPMRDPSVLNPHPWVDPEPAWIMNEFATLSEAEGLEEQMLRAGILASLQDAPDSPDAKVEVHKSSVSSLRLQQLEKMGFPTEKAVLALAASKQLDGAISLLIDDSVGEQAVVVSKGKSPLLPEST is encoded by the exons ATGCTTCACCGTATATCGTCAGCATGGTTTTGGTTTGGATCAGATCGCCCTGGATTCTGTCTGGGGACATCTTTATTGATAACACTCATGCTCCTGATGTATGCTGTTGGTATCCAGGCAAGTCTCAGCTTAGGTCCAGGTGGAGACTTCCCAAGGTTCAGAG ATGTGTTCCTGTATGCTCTCAGTCACGATGAGCTGCCCTCCCTGCTGGTTAGTGTTGCTTTCCTGCTGTTGGTTGGGCCGTGTCAGGAGCGTCGCTGGGGAACCGTCGCCTTCCTCACCCTCTCCATCCTGACAATGACCATATTACCTCTTCTTTACACCCTGGTCCTCTTTGTCGGTGGGGGTGAGGCGAGTCGGATCTGTGGTTACTCTGCAATCCAACTTGCTATGTTTGCAGCGCATTGTCGTCAAGTGGCACAGAGGAGGCTGCTGAGGTGTTTGCCGGTCTGGTTTCTCCCCTGGCTTCTTCTGCTGATgggtctgctgctgctgcccggGACACCTGCCCTGCTTAACTTCTGCACAATATTCATCGGGCACAACT ATCAGCAGCCCTTCATTGGGATGTTACAGGAGATGGAAGGGGTCAGGGTCTTGGACTTCATTCCTGATTGGCTGTATGTTCGCACTTCAGCCAGGTTCAGATTGCCCACCTATACTACCTCACAGAG ATCTAGATCACTTTCTCAGATGCCCGAAGATCAGGCACCTGCTCCCCCTATGAGGGATCCGTCTGTATTGAACCCCCACCCATGGGTTGATCCAGAGCCTGCCTGGATAATGAATGAGTTTGCCACACTGTCAGAGGCCGAGGGGTTGGAGGAACAGATGCTAAGGGCAGGAATACTGGCATCGTTACAGGATGCTCCTGACAGCCCAGATGCAAAAGTGGAGGTCCACAAATCATCAGTTTCCTCTCTGCG ACTTCAGCAGCTGGAAAAGATGGGCTTCCCCACAGAGAAAGCTGTACTGGCGTTAGCAGCCTCAAAACAGCTAGACGGCGCCATTTCTCTGCTCATCGATGACAGCGTCGGAGAACAGGCGGTGGTGGTATCAAAAGGGAAGAGCCCTCTGCTGCCGGAGAGTACGTAG